One window of Desulfarculus baarsii DSM 2075 genomic DNA carries:
- a CDS encoding LpxI family protein, with the protein MSRQAIGLIAGSNQFPILFAKAARAKGLRVVAVAHLGETVPELAAEVDEITWIHLGQLGKLLKAFRKAGVTRAVMCGGVTKTRIFSDVRPDLRALFLLRHLRHMADDGILRTVAQYMADQGVTIMASHELLPELLADGALHSRRGPSVDELDDARVGWTVAEQLGRLDIGQCVVVRGKAVVAVEAIEGTDACIARGGKLAGEKAVVVKRCKPTQDLRFDLPSVGRRTVEVMAESGCSCLVVESGKTLVFDREPMLSLADEKGICVMAWTEGDDKK; encoded by the coding sequence ATGTCCCGCCAAGCCATCGGCCTGATCGCCGGATCGAACCAGTTTCCCATTTTATTCGCCAAGGCGGCCAGGGCCAAGGGCCTGCGGGTGGTGGCCGTGGCCCATTTGGGCGAGACCGTCCCCGAACTGGCCGCCGAGGTCGACGAGATCACCTGGATTCATCTGGGGCAACTGGGCAAGCTGCTCAAGGCCTTTCGCAAGGCCGGCGTGACACGGGCCGTGATGTGCGGCGGCGTCACCAAGACGCGCATCTTTTCCGACGTGCGGCCCGATCTGCGGGCATTGTTTCTGCTGCGCCACCTGCGCCACATGGCCGATGACGGCATCCTGCGCACGGTGGCCCAATACATGGCCGATCAAGGCGTGACGATCATGGCCAGCCACGAGTTGCTGCCGGAGCTGCTGGCCGATGGGGCCTTGCATTCACGGCGCGGGCCCAGCGTCGATGAGCTCGACGACGCCCGGGTGGGCTGGACGGTGGCCGAACAACTGGGCCGGCTGGACATCGGCCAGTGCGTGGTTGTCCGGGGCAAGGCCGTGGTGGCGGTGGAGGCCATCGAAGGAACCGACGCCTGCATCGCCCGCGGCGGTAAGCTGGCCGGCGAAAAGGCCGTGGTGGTCAAACGTTGCAAACCGACCCAAGACCTGCGATTTGATCTGCCCTCGGTTGGTCGGCGGACGGTGGAGGTCATGGCCGAAAGCGGCTGCTCGTGCTTGGTGGTGGAGTCCGGCAAGACCCTGGTCTTCGACCGCGAGCCGATGCTGAGCTTGGCCGATGAAAAGGGAATCTGCGTAATGGCCTGGACCGAGGGAGACGACAAAAAATGA
- the fabZ gene encoding 3-hydroxyacyl-ACP dehydratase FabZ, with translation MPEPCMDIQRIIELLPHRYPFLLIDRVLELEPRKRIVAIKNVTYNEPFFQGHFPGLPVMPGVLIVEAMGQAGGIMVYHEVPAGSDIIIYFMSLDNVKFRRPVVPGDQLLIEVNSTHLSSRAWKMAGKAYVDGKLAAQAELSAAVQISDKKGLTKGPEA, from the coding sequence ATGCCCGAACCATGCATGGATATCCAGAGAATCATCGAGCTGCTGCCCCATCGCTATCCGTTTTTGCTTATCGACAGGGTGTTGGAGCTGGAGCCGCGCAAGCGCATCGTGGCCATCAAGAACGTTACGTATAACGAGCCGTTTTTCCAAGGCCATTTTCCGGGGCTGCCGGTGATGCCCGGCGTTTTGATCGTCGAGGCCATGGGCCAGGCCGGCGGGATCATGGTCTATCACGAGGTGCCCGCCGGCTCCGACATCATCATCTATTTCATGAGCCTGGACAACGTCAAGTTCCGCCGGCCGGTGGTGCCCGGCGACCAATTGCTCATCGAGGTCAACTCCACGCACCTGTCCAGCCGCGCCTGGAAGATGGCCGGCAAGGCCTATGTGGACGGCAAGTTGGCGGCCCAGGCCGAGCTTTCGGCGGCGGTGCAGATATCCGACAAAAAAGGCCTGACCAAGGGCCCAGAGGCATAA
- the lpxB gene encoding lipid-A-disaccharide synthase, with the protein MRPPRIVMVAGEASGDIHGAALARALRQLAPEAEISGLGGPSMAAAGVDLLCAYDELAVVGVAEVLPKLGHILAVMAQLKGHLGRVRPDLVILIDFPDFNFRIGRAAKKLGLKVLYYISPQLWAWRRGRARQMARFVDALTCVFPFEEAFFRRIAPDLPVSFVGHPLLDRPPDPEADEPLPGGRDAQWVGLLPGSRMSEISRLAPLMMAAARIMAAQRPELRFVLPLAPGLDRRRVTPFWAGAPEGLLILDGQAERVMRQARALVVASGTATLQAALAKAPMVVVYKTGKLSYHLGRALIKVDHIAMPNLIFGGGLLTELIQDQATPQAVAAETLAILGDAERRQAILEGLELVRGRLGQPGANQRVARLAMDLIEGNAH; encoded by the coding sequence GTGCGGCCACCGCGCATCGTGATGGTGGCCGGCGAGGCCAGCGGCGACATTCACGGCGCGGCGTTGGCGCGGGCCCTGCGCCAGTTGGCCCCGGAAGCGGAAATCTCCGGCTTGGGCGGGCCGTCCATGGCCGCGGCCGGGGTGGATTTGCTCTGCGCCTACGACGAGTTGGCCGTGGTCGGCGTGGCCGAGGTTTTGCCCAAGCTGGGGCACATCCTGGCGGTGATGGCCCAACTCAAGGGACACCTGGGGCGCGTTCGACCGGATTTGGTCATCCTGATCGATTTTCCCGACTTCAATTTTCGCATCGGCCGGGCGGCCAAAAAGCTCGGCCTGAAGGTGCTCTATTACATCAGCCCCCAGTTGTGGGCCTGGCGGCGGGGCCGGGCCAGGCAGATGGCCCGCTTCGTCGACGCGCTGACCTGTGTTTTCCCCTTCGAGGAGGCATTCTTCCGGCGCATCGCCCCGGATTTGCCGGTAAGCTTCGTGGGGCATCCCTTGTTGGACCGCCCGCCCGACCCCGAGGCGGACGAGCCCCTGCCAGGGGGCCGCGACGCGCAATGGGTGGGCCTGTTGCCGGGCAGCCGCATGTCCGAGATCAGCCGATTGGCCCCGCTGATGATGGCCGCGGCCAGGATCATGGCCGCCCAGAGGCCGGAGTTGCGCTTTGTCTTACCCCTGGCCCCCGGCCTGGACCGCCGGCGCGTGACGCCTTTTTGGGCCGGCGCGCCCGAGGGCCTGCTGATTCTGGATGGTCAGGCCGAACGAGTCATGCGTCAAGCCCGAGCCCTGGTGGTGGCGTCTGGCACGGCCACATTGCAAGCGGCCCTGGCCAAAGCGCCCATGGTGGTGGTATATAAGACCGGAAAACTGAGTTACCACTTAGGCAGGGCCCTGATCAAAGTCGATCACATCGCCATGCCCAACCTGATCTTCGGCGGCGGCCTGCTGACGGAGCTGATCCAGGATCAGGCCACGCCCCAGGCCGTGGCCGCCGAGACGCTGGCCATCCTTGGCGACGCCGAACGTCGCCAAGCCATCCTGGAGGGCCTGGAGCTGGTGCGCGGGCGTCTGGGCCAGCCTGGGGCCAACCAGCGCGTGGCGCGCCTGGCCATGGATCTCATCGAAGGGAACGCGCATTGA
- the lpxA gene encoding acyl-ACP--UDP-N-acetylglucosamine O-acyltransferase: MTIHPTAIVDPSAKLGQGVEVGAYAFIGPHVEIGDGSKIQHHASVDRLTRLGAGCMVAPFAALGGDPQDLKYHGEPTTLETGDNCLFREFVTVNRGTGEGGGVTRIGNNCLLMAYAHVAHDCQIGDNVVMANCATLGGHVTLEDRCNIGGLVAVHQFTRIGTFCFVGGASGVSKDLPPYTLCEGNRAISHGLNVIGLKRAGFADEAIETLKQAYRIIFRTRTPLADALAQVRAEVPQTAEVRRMLEFIESSKRGVSR, translated from the coding sequence ATGACCATACATCCCACCGCCATTGTCGATCCGAGCGCCAAATTGGGTCAAGGCGTCGAGGTGGGGGCTTACGCCTTCATCGGCCCCCACGTCGAGATCGGCGATGGCTCGAAAATCCAGCACCACGCTTCGGTGGACCGGCTGACGCGGCTGGGCGCCGGCTGCATGGTCGCGCCGTTCGCCGCCTTGGGCGGTGACCCGCAAGACCTGAAATATCACGGCGAGCCCACCACCCTGGAAACCGGCGACAACTGCCTTTTCCGCGAGTTCGTCACCGTCAATCGCGGCACCGGCGAGGGCGGCGGCGTCACGCGCATCGGAAATAACTGCCTGCTGATGGCCTACGCCCACGTGGCCCACGACTGTCAGATCGGCGACAACGTGGTCATGGCCAACTGCGCCACCCTGGGCGGCCACGTCACCCTGGAAGACCGCTGCAACATCGGCGGCCTGGTGGCCGTCCATCAATTCACGCGCATCGGCACGTTCTGTTTCGTGGGCGGGGCCAGCGGGGTCAGCAAGGATCTGCCGCCCTACACCCTCTGCGAGGGCAACCGGGCCATCTCCCACGGCCTCAACGTCATCGGCCTGAAACGCGCCGGCTTTGCCGACGAGGCCATCGAGACGCTCAAGCAGGCCTATCGCATCATTTTTCGCACGCGCACGCCCTTGGCCGACGCCCTGGCCCAGGTGCGGGCCGAGGTGCCGCAGACCGCCGAGGTGCGTCGGATGCTCGAATTCATCGAAAGCTCGAAGAGGGGCGTGTCGCGCTGA
- a CDS encoding Gfo/Idh/MocA family protein: protein MKKVRLAVIGVGYLGRFHAQKIAAMDQAELVAVVDVDLDRAQAQAAEHGCLACAALDEVIDQIDAACVVTPTVYHYDIAARLLTAGKDVLCEKPVTTTLAQADHLVELAAAGGRILQVGHLERFNPAAAQAFGLMTKPMFIECNRIAPFKARAMDVDVALDLMIHDLDIILALVGEEPCEIRAKGVPVLGPHADLVNARLEFPGGCVANVTASRLALKDERKMRIFQPESYMALDFKERQLLVVRGVNYVAGHDPEVDSRLLEFGPCDPLDQEIRSFVDSVIKRTPPLVDGAAARRALACALAVKAGVDAGLRGMEPLLNEPRKWVGAKAPGAC from the coding sequence ATGAAAAAAGTGCGCCTGGCGGTGATCGGCGTTGGTTATCTGGGGCGTTTTCACGCCCAAAAAATCGCGGCCATGGATCAGGCCGAACTGGTGGCCGTGGTGGATGTGGATCTGGACCGGGCCCAGGCCCAGGCCGCCGAGCACGGTTGCCTGGCCTGCGCCGCGCTGGATGAGGTCATCGACCAGATCGACGCCGCCTGCGTGGTCACCCCCACGGTCTACCATTATGATATCGCCGCGCGGCTGTTGACTGCCGGCAAGGATGTTTTGTGCGAAAAACCGGTGACCACGACCCTGGCCCAGGCCGACCACCTGGTGGAGTTGGCCGCCGCCGGCGGGCGCATCCTGCAGGTGGGTCACCTGGAGCGCTTCAATCCGGCCGCGGCCCAGGCCTTCGGGCTGATGACCAAGCCCATGTTCATCGAGTGCAACCGCATCGCCCCGTTCAAGGCCCGGGCCATGGACGTCGACGTGGCCCTTGACCTGATGATTCACGACCTGGACATCATCCTGGCCCTGGTGGGCGAGGAGCCATGTGAGATCCGCGCCAAGGGCGTGCCGGTGTTGGGCCCCCACGCCGACCTGGTCAATGCCCGCCTGGAGTTCCCCGGCGGCTGCGTGGCCAACGTCACCGCCAGTCGCCTGGCCCTCAAAGACGAGCGCAAGATGCGCATATTCCAGCCGGAATCGTACATGGCCCTTGACTTCAAGGAGCGGCAGTTGCTGGTGGTCCGTGGCGTCAACTACGTGGCCGGGCACGACCCGGAGGTTGACTCGCGGCTTTTGGAGTTCGGCCCTTGTGATCCGTTGGACCAGGAAATCCGCTCTTTTGTCGATTCGGTGATCAAGCGCACGCCGCCCTTGGTCGACGGCGCGGCGGCCCGCCGGGCCCTGGCCTGCGCCCTGGCCGTCAAGGCCGGCGTCGACGCAGGCCTGCGTGGCATGGAGCCGCTGCTGAACGAACCGCGCAAATGGGTCGGCGCGAAGGCGCCCGGGGCCTGTTAG